One Legionella lansingensis genomic region harbors:
- a CDS encoding aminoglycoside phosphotransferase family protein, which yields MPGSEQHRQVRDFLYKYYPNSDLENMQIAPLKGGIATTIFKVNLSDEGKEYCVVVRKNPEQIDLRDYNREILFQDFCSAAEIGPKILYRDSDYTLMEFIHGEWPLPETLDKPQLTSIANSIRILHSADLTINLSDAHFLFQLKQMLKEKNSDPEKEELLVRARHWIEQVGEFFYKDSHLCPCHLDLNPGNILLSQQNKTFLVDFTDSHCDDKFIDLGKFAAYMGLGANEKITLLKSYFSGEPSRKQIALLNIAQMLFELRLGMVGLLNIKSDAELKELLANQDLNADSKKAHHSLIHDYLHGNIQDENIFYKRLVDVYYLSWKQKIESKEYLEDMHILSNPSYQSFFDFNISAEIDIKSNKQNVYN from the coding sequence ATGCCAGGTTCAGAGCAACATAGACAGGTACGTGATTTTTTGTATAAGTATTACCCCAATAGTGATCTTGAAAATATGCAGATTGCTCCACTCAAGGGAGGAATAGCTACAACAATATTCAAAGTCAATCTATCAGACGAAGGAAAGGAATATTGTGTTGTTGTAAGAAAGAATCCTGAGCAAATAGATTTAAGAGATTATAATCGTGAGATTTTATTTCAAGACTTTTGTTCCGCTGCCGAAATTGGACCTAAAATACTTTATAGGGATAGTGATTATACATTAATGGAATTCATTCATGGAGAATGGCCGCTACCAGAAACTTTGGACAAACCACAACTAACAAGTATTGCAAACAGCATTCGCATATTACATTCTGCCGATTTAACAATTAATTTATCTGATGCTCATTTTTTATTTCAGCTGAAACAAATGCTTAAAGAAAAAAATTCTGATCCAGAAAAAGAAGAATTGCTTGTAAGAGCAAGGCATTGGATTGAGCAGGTGGGAGAATTTTTCTATAAAGATAGTCATTTATGCCCTTGTCATTTAGATTTAAATCCCGGGAATATTTTGTTAAGTCAACAAAATAAAACGTTTTTAGTAGATTTTACTGATTCTCATTGTGATGATAAATTTATAGATTTAGGAAAGTTTGCTGCTTATATGGGTTTAGGAGCAAATGAAAAAATAACTCTACTTAAATCTTATTTCAGTGGTGAACCCTCAAGAAAGCAAATCGCTTTACTCAATATTGCTCAAATGTTATTTGAACTTAGGCTTGGCATGGTGGGTTTGTTGAATATTAAATCTGATGCAGAATTAAAAGAATTATTAGCAAATCAAGATTTAAATGCAGATTCGAAAAAAGCACATCATTCATTAATACATGATTATTTACATGGCAATATTCAAGATGAAAATATTTTCTATAAACGTCTTGTAGACGTTTATTATCTGTCATGGAAACAAAAAATTGAGTCTAAAGAATATTTAGAGGATATGCATATTCTATCAAATCCAAGCTATCAAAGCTTTTTTGATTTTAATATTTCCGCTGAGATTGATATAAAGAGCAATAAACAGAATGTTTATAACTAG
- the fdxA gene encoding ferredoxin FdxA, with product MTFVVTESCIKCKYTDCVEVCPVDCFYEGPNFLVIHPDECIDCALCEPECPVDAIVSEDDLTDDQKQFQELNAELAKEWPNITSKKEPPEDAESWEGVEGKLKYLEKEWKK from the coding sequence ATGACCTTTGTTGTTACCGAAAGTTGTATTAAGTGTAAGTATACCGACTGCGTCGAAGTTTGTCCGGTAGATTGTTTTTATGAAGGCCCCAATTTTTTAGTTATTCATCCTGATGAATGCATTGATTGCGCTTTATGTGAACCGGAGTGTCCTGTCGATGCTATTGTCTCTGAGGATGATCTCACGGACGATCAAAAGCAATTCCAGGAACTCAACGCAGAACTTGCAAAAGAGTGGCCTAATATCACTTCTAAAAAAGAGCCCCCGGAAGATGCAGAATCTTGGGAAGGGGTTGAGGGTAAGCTTAAGTACCTTGAAAAAGAGTGGAAGAAATAA